In the genome of Dermacentor silvarum isolate Dsil-2018 chromosome 1, BIME_Dsil_1.4, whole genome shotgun sequence, one region contains:
- the LOC119452294 gene encoding uncharacterized protein LOC119452294, with amino-acid sequence MGLWIQPNVERPVDLPSHHPDEVHDWSGWPKFPAKDNADQKRAIVPSLLAMVPHVALVNKHEFLLPKMELLIDTQGRFMHPAPSFRCTNLVDALQYTAWLSFMDATGGECVGQYFHPDSSHPGSSWNGWVLSFTRLKLFSNDCFTTEPPLIALKCNNSYRVQVNVRIVDNSRHILSTLVVRQFVRSLCCCHPFSQEI; translated from the exons ATGGGCCTGTGGATCCAGCCCAACGTCGAGCGCCCGGTGGACCTTCCCAGTCACCACCCGGACGAAGTTCACGACTGGAGCGGTTGGCCGAAGTTCCCAGCCAAGGACAACGCGGATCAGAAGCGTGCAATCGTGCCGAGTCTGCTGGCCATGGTTCCCCACGTCGCGCTCGTCAACAAGCACGAGTTCCTGCTGCCTAAGATGGAACTGCTGATCGACACACAGGGCAG ATTCATGCATCCAGCACCTTCGTTTCGCTGTACAAACTTGGTGGACGCCTTGCAGTACACGGCCTGGCTCAGCTTTATGGATGCCACTGGGGGCGAATGCG TTGGTCAGTACTTCCACCCGGATTCATCGCATCCCGGGTCGTCGTGGAACGGCTGGGTGCTGTCGTTTACTCGGCTGAAGCTCTTCTCCAACGACTGCTTCACCACAGAACCACCTCTG ATCGCTCTGAAGTGTAACAACAGTTACCGTGTCCAAGTGAACGTTCGAATTGTGGACAACAGCAGACACATCCTCAGCACGTTGGTCGTCCGCCAATTTGTCAGATCACTTTGTTGCTGTCACCCATTTTCACAAGAAATCTAG